Proteins found in one Lates calcarifer isolate ASB-BC8 linkage group LG8, TLL_Latcal_v3, whole genome shotgun sequence genomic segment:
- the slc26a2 gene encoding LOW QUALITY PROTEIN: sulfate transporter (The sequence of the model RefSeq protein was modified relative to this genomic sequence to represent the inferred CDS: deleted 4 bases in 4 codons), with amino-acid sequence MTHGNDCCTTAEDGAESDQQQPLILERVEKEAGKSCKTVVLQRLKKHCSCTPKKAKSKILGFFPILKWLPRYQLRDWLLGDVMSGLIVGILLVPQSIAYSLLASQDPIYGLYTSFFSSIIYAVLGSSRHISVGIFGVLCLLVGQVVDRELALAGYLTESSISSNNSAVLLAVQGNGSVGVQCDRSCYAITVGATVTFTAGVYQVLMGIFQVGFVSVYLSDSLLSGFATGASLTILTSQFKYLLGLKIPRPQGWFTLFKTWYSILTNLGNTNICDLVTSLVCLLILIPAKELNDRFKAKLKAPIPFELFVVIIATLASHFGHFNTDYGSGVAGDIPTGFLPPQLPSWSLIPNVAVDAFSIAIVGFAITVSLSEMFAKKHGYKVDANQEMYAIGFCNILPSFFRCFTTSAALTKTLVKESTGMQTQMSGLVSALVLLLVLLVIAPLFYSLQKCVLAVIIVVNLRGALRKFTDIPRMWRINHVDTSIWLVTMLTSSLVNTELGLLVGVLVSAFCVLGRTQQVQVLELGRATTREHYEDLSSYRGLQTHPGVAVFRYEAPLYYANQSMFKKSLYKCVGLDPVKEKTRRLKIKKKKSKQQEGVADATNMKSEKEDEATATVTLMPDEKSSLRSIVIDCSAVLFLDTAGVNALKEVRKDYGELGVKVVLAQCNTSVLDTLERGGYYPDKKGSDGGESRIVFFTIADAVRYVQSLSAPNGDCDTKH; translated from the exons ATGACTCATGGCAACGACTGCTGTACAACAGCAGAGGATGGAGCAGAGAGtgaccagcagcagcctctcaTCCTGGAAAGGGTGGAGAAAGAAGCGGGGAAAAGCTGTAAAACCGTTGTGTTACAGCGGCTGAAGAAACACTGCTCCTGCACCCCAAAGAAGGCAAAATCCAAAATACTGGGCTTTTTCCCCATTCTAAAATGGCTGCCACGCTACCAGCTGAGGGACTGGCTTCTGGGTGACGTGATGTCAGGACTGATTGTTGGGATCCTGTTGGTGCCCCAGTCCATAGCGTACTCCTTATTGGCCAGTCAGGACCCCATATATGGTCTCTACACCTCGTTCTTCTCCTCCATTATCTACGCCGTCTTAGGCAGCTCCAGACACATCTCGGTA GGGATTTTCGGGGTGCTCTGCCTGCTCGTGGGCCAGGTCGTGGACAGGGAGTTAGCTCTGGCAGGATACCTCACAGAGAGCAGCATCAGTAGTAACAACAGCGCCGTCCTGCTGGCTGTCCAGGGGAATGGCAGCGTGGGGGTACAATGTGACAGAAGCTGCTATGCAATCACAGTGGGAGCT ACAGTTACTTTTACTGCTGGAGTTTACCAG GTGCTGATGGGAATTTTCCAGGTAGGCTTCGTCTCCGTCTACCTCTCCGACTCTCTTCTCAGTGGCTTCGCTACAGGAGCCTCCCTGACCATCCTCACCTCCCAGTTCAAGTACCTACTGGGTCTGAAGATCCCCAGACCTCAGGGCTGGTTCACTTTATTCAAGACCTGGTACAGCATACTCACCAACCTGGGGAACACAAACATTTGTGACCTGGTGAccagtttggtgtgtttgctgATACTGATACCGGCCAAGGAGCTCAACGATCGTTTCAAAGCCAAGCTGAAG GCCCCGATTCCCTTTGAGCTCTTCGTGGTGATAATCGCGACACTGGCTTCTCACTTTGGCCACTTCAACACAGACTATGGTTCAGGCGTGGCCGGCGACATCCCCACAGGCTTCCTCCCTCCCCAGCTGCCCTCATGGTCTCTGATTCCCAACGTGGCCGTCGACGCCTTCTCCATAGCCATCGTGGGATTCGCCATCACCGTCTCGCTGTCAGAAATGTTCGCCAAGAAGCACGGCTACAAGGTGGACGCCAACCAGGAGATGTACGCCATCGGCTTCTGCAACATCCTACCATCGTTCTTCCGCTGCTTCACCACCAGCGCTGCTCTGACCAAGACCCTCGTCAAGGAGTCGACAGGGATG CAGACTCAGATGTCGGGTCTGGTCAGCGCCCTCGTCCTGCTGCTGGTGCTTCTGGTGATCGCACCGCTCTTCTATTCCCTTCAGAA GTGTGTCCTCGCCGTCATCATAGTGGTCAACCTCCGTGGCGCTCTACGAAAGTTCACCGACATTCCGCGGATGTGGCGCATCAACCATGTGGATACCTCCATCTGGCTGGTCACCATGTTGACCTCGTCGCTGGTCAACACAGAGCTAGGTCTCCTCGTCGGGGTTTTGGTGTCGGCCTTTTGCGTCCTGGGCCGAACCCAGCAAGTCCAGGTCCTGGAGCTGGGCCGTGCAACGACTAGGGAACATTACGAGGACCTGTCTTCTTACCGCGGCCTTCAAACGCATCCAGGAGTGGCCGTTTTCAGATACGAGGCTCCGCTCTACTACGCCAACCAGAGCATGTTCAAAAAGTCTCTCTACAAGTGCGTGGGGCTTGACCCCGTGAAGGAGAAAACACGGCGTTTGAagatcaagaagaagaagagcaaaCAGCAGGAGGGAGTCGCAGACGCCACAAACATGAAGTCAGAGAAGGAGGATGAAGCTACTGCGACTGTAACGCTGATGCCTGATGAGAAATCCAGCTTACGCAGCATAGTGATAGACTGTAGT GCCGTTTTGTTTCTGGATACCGCTGGAGTGAATGCTCTGAAGGAGGTCCGCAAAGATTACGGAGAACTCGGGGTCAAGGTTGTCCTGGCCCAGTGTAATACCTCAGTACTGGACACTCTGGAACGAGGGGGATACTACCCCGACAAAAAAGGAAGCGATGGAGGGGAGAGCAGAATCGTTTTCTTTACCATCGCAGACGCCGTCCGCTACGTCCAAAGCCTTTCTGCTCCCAACGGAGACTGTGACACCAAACACTAA